The proteins below come from a single Mucilaginibacter mali genomic window:
- a CDS encoding RagB/SusD family nutrient uptake outer membrane protein, with translation MNTRSNKILRISLVAILLQCSYSCKRDFLKPDPLSFYEPSVTFTTKQGLLAAVTSCNRNLSHMWCGENPPILTDLLFTEVAVSGITDKSGPAQDLNAVITPTSNNDDINTNHVNYFWNEGFKGVKYANTIISNVDKVEGLDPTLHDQMLGMAYFHRSFRYLNLVFNFGDVPLLTKEVTVPKTNFKSTKMSVILEKITTDMEFAVAHVPAVGDFGTVTKGACQQLLIKCYLATGQFDKAISTANDLINSSGYSLMTNTFGSFINPAPVVHPITNNVIWDLHRWQNKSIGANKESIMTIVNREDDADTRQDMFTMRNATPYYSGTGLQLITTPSGKSGMSSSYTGTNAKIDIRKTYGRGIAHTRGTWYSMKAIWDDPADLRHSEATGNWMRMEDMVYNNPSLSTSNPPDVWYGKNLQLKNAAGQMLVTDTVRTWFDWPHYKLFIESPRAETQDNYNGGAGDWYIYRLAETYLLRAEAYMWKGDAASAANDVNTIRKRAQCTKLYTAAEMTMGKVMDERARELYYEELRHMELSRVSYIYATTHKSDEFGKTYTVENLSKDSYWYNRVITYNDFYRKNVKTTYGTTFTISPYHLFWPIPQKDIDANSSGRINQNFGYSGYANNQPPYATLAEALAGEN, from the coding sequence ATGAATACCAGATCAAACAAAATATTAAGGATAAGCCTGGTAGCTATCCTTCTGCAATGCTCGTATAGCTGTAAAAGGGATTTCCTTAAACCAGATCCGCTTTCTTTTTACGAGCCAAGCGTTACCTTTACCACCAAGCAGGGCTTGCTGGCGGCGGTAACATCGTGTAACCGTAACCTGTCGCACATGTGGTGCGGCGAGAACCCGCCCATACTTACCGACCTGCTTTTTACCGAAGTGGCGGTTAGCGGTATCACCGATAAATCGGGCCCGGCGCAGGATCTTAACGCGGTGATCACCCCAACATCAAACAATGATGATATTAACACTAATCACGTTAACTACTTTTGGAACGAAGGTTTTAAAGGGGTAAAATATGCCAATACCATTATATCTAACGTAGATAAGGTAGAGGGTCTTGATCCAACCCTGCACGATCAAATGCTGGGTATGGCTTATTTTCACCGCTCGTTCCGTTATTTAAACCTGGTATTTAATTTTGGCGATGTACCGCTGTTAACCAAAGAGGTTACCGTGCCGAAAACCAATTTCAAGTCGACCAAAATGTCGGTGATATTGGAAAAGATCACCACAGATATGGAGTTCGCCGTGGCCCACGTACCTGCTGTGGGCGATTTTGGTACCGTAACCAAAGGCGCCTGCCAGCAATTACTGATCAAGTGTTACCTGGCTACCGGGCAGTTTGATAAGGCGATATCAACCGCTAACGACCTGATCAACTCGTCGGGCTATTCGTTAATGACCAATACTTTTGGATCTTTTATTAATCCGGCACCTGTTGTACACCCAATAACCAATAATGTGATCTGGGACCTGCACCGCTGGCAAAATAAATCTATCGGTGCCAATAAAGAATCGATCATGACCATTGTTAACCGCGAGGATGATGCAGATACCCGCCAGGATATGTTCACCATGCGTAACGCTACCCCATATTACTCGGGTACAGGTTTACAACTCATCACTACACCAAGTGGTAAATCGGGTATGAGCTCAAGCTATACGGGCACCAATGCTAAAATAGATATCCGTAAAACCTATGGCAGGGGTATTGCCCACACCCGCGGTACCTGGTACAGCATGAAAGCGATTTGGGATGACCCCGCCGACCTGCGCCACAGTGAGGCCACGGGCAACTGGATGCGTATGGAAGATATGGTTTATAATAACCCAAGCTTATCAACCTCAAACCCACCCGATGTTTGGTACGGCAAAAACCTGCAGTTAAAAAATGCCGCAGGACAGATGCTGGTAACCGATACGGTGCGTACCTGGTTCGATTGGCCGCATTATAAGTTGTTTATAGAATCGCCACGTGCCGAAACACAGGATAACTATAACGGCGGTGCCGGCGACTGGTACATCTACCGTTTGGCCGAGACCTACCTGCTGCGTGCTGAAGCTTATATGTGGAAAGGCGATGCAGCATCGGCCGCTAATGATGTAAACACCATACGCAAACGCGCGCAGTGTACCAAACTGTATACCGCTGCCGAAATGACCATGGGCAAAGTAATGGACGAACGCGCCCGCGAGTTATATTATGAAGAACTGCGCCACATGGAACTAAGCCGCGTATCGTACATATACGCTACTACGCACAAATCTGACGAGTTTGGTAAAACCTATACCGTAGAGAACCTTTCTAAAGACAGCTACTGGTATAACCGCGTGATCACCTATAACGATTTTTATCGTAAAAATGTAAAGACCACCTATGGTACCACATTCACCATTAGCCCGTATCACCTGTTTTGGCCGATCCCACAGAAAGATATAGATGCGAACAGTTCCGGTAGGATAAACCAAAACTTCGGCTATTCAGGATATGCGAATAATCAGCCGCCTTATGCCACATTAGCAGAGGCATTGGCCGGCGAGAATTAA